The DNA window AATCTCTGAAGCTGCTGACCAACCTGGGCCTGCAAGCTGGCTGTGAGCTGCTGTGTTCTGCTCTGTGACAGTGGAGGAAGCACTGGTGAGACATTGGACAGCAGCAAAAAAGGATTCTGGGTATCAGGGCACGCAGGGCTGAGGGCCACGGCATTCTTCTCATCATCTGACGGACAGAGAAGTTCAAAGAGAAATTATTCTTCATCAATGACTCAATGGAATACTTGATTTTGATTGGCCAATAACCCTTTGCTCTCGAATAGTAGTGAATAATGACCGCTACACTGTATATTTCAGTCTCCTCTCACAAAATTAAAACTCTTTCATgtcaatttattcatttatttggtGAGCTGTGTAGTgtgaaatatacagtaaaacaaaaatgtatgcagacaccttgaacatttcattcattattacagtttattcactatagttaaaaaaaatggtaataaaataagacaagatctcagagttaaactgtgtcagaaaacattaatcttaattatgtcagataacacttaagctaaacatggtcaggtcaatgTGTCTGAATAATCTTTGGTTCCAATTTATCATCAATTTTACTGATAGTCccctgtatgaagaatttttgggtataatatgtcataGTTTACTGCTATCCCACTTATATAATTTAACTATATTGTCCTGCAGTGCAAAAAAAACCCCACTTAGACAAGTATTTGAAATTCATCCTACCTGACACAGAACCCTCCCAATGCCTACGTACAAGCTCCTCCATCCAGCCAATGAGCTCACGCCACACATCATCAAACAGCAGATCAAGAACCGCCTCCCGACGACAGCGATAGGGCGAGACAGGGGGCAGGCAGCGCCTCCGCCGTCTGCTCACATACTCACGTTCCCATTCCTCGTCCCTagataaatacaaaaatatatctaTAAAAATCTCAGACAAAATGTCAGATAAATCATGTTCAAATAACAAACTCCCATCTGTCACACAcaagcacgcacacacactcacaggtCCCTGCAGTCGAAAGCGAGATACTCTTCTATCAGCCCCTCGGCCTCAATCACCCTTGGCAACTCATCTCCATGGTTACAGCTGGGCGTGACACTAGGGTGGGTCACCTCCACAGAGGGCCGACACAAAACAGCCCTCCGACCCTGCACACACAACCTGCCACGCAAAAACAGTGGCTTAAAAATGAGACTTTACAGAACACTTATAATTTCACACGTACACATCAATAAACTGAACTCACTCATTGCCGGTTATCTCTTTGCTCTGGCTGCCACTGGAGGGGACGGGCGTGAGAGCTGGCGTGGCGTACCACTGGAATCCTTCATCTGTAGGACACACCAGCTGCGCTCCGAGGATCCTGTCACACACAAATGCCCCTATCAGGTTTAATAACCAAacatagggctgcacgattatggTTAAACTGATAATCATGATTATTTTATCtcaataattattcattattgTTCTTATTTGAGAAATTTCTTTTTACTTTCATCAGAATTATTGCACTttcccttaaaggaacactccacttttttttgaaaataggctcattttccaactcccctagagttaaacagttgagttttaccgttttcgaatccattcagccgatctccggttctggcggtaccacttttagcatagcttagcatagttcattgaatctgattagaccggaGACGctatgtgagagacgctgcgtaatatcattgcacctgctgcagccatgatacggcagcaaagttccttgattattaccggaatgagagtatagttcctagccatatcagcctagaaaatcgcaacttttcattttctgtaggtcttagtacacaatttaactacagaagagtcaagttttaaataggaaaaatatcaaaactctttggtcatttttaagcgcaatgctaacggtctaatcagattcaatgaactatgctaagctatgctaaaagtggtaccgccagaaccggagatcggctgaatggattcgaaaacggtaaaacttaactgtttaactctaggggagttggaaaattagcctattttcagtgttcctttaaaggggctatatgtaagaaATTTTTATCTAgcaatcacttttttattggCAATGTGTCAAcaaattgtaatgaaacttaaaaaaaacaagacttTTCCCAACTTCCTAAGTTGTCTATGAAAGAATGTAGACTGATATTTAtgtgaaaaaagaaaatcaaaaggatGTGATGTTTACGCGAGCTCCTGAAAGCCGTTTTGTGACACATGAAAAAATGCTTATGCTCAAAATAATTCCAAAAGAACTATTCTGTACTGTCaatgtgtcatgcaaagaaaaggGATTAATTCAAACTATAGTCTCAAATACCCACTATATAgtctcaaatatactttataatcaaGCTATCATAaaagtgtaattttaattatcTCATCTGTTAACATAATGCCGGTGAATTGCATAGCTTGTACAAACATCAACAtcactatgatcagatgctttcttaactgctgctTTCTTActgttgtcatttttgtttttctttttttggttgtttcttttttattgagaggaaagagtgcagtacatatttacatattcatctaaatgtTGCTCTCAGCAGTGCAGACAGGGTCTGGATGTTCGTTAACAGTATATCGATGCAAAGGTATTTCCAACTTCATTTACTTCTAAacaaagaacgaaaaagaacttcgccATAAATCACGTTCAGTGCATTACTTGAGCACGAGGCTACGAGCACAAGCTgttggctgcagttcacttaacagccaccggtgtcgctaataacaagtgtttctgaattctacatataaGATACAATCATACATATCAAGAGAAAATCAACTAATATGCAGGGTGTATTTTACTCATCAAGTTTCCTAGTTAATTATATACATTAACACACTCTCTATATTATTTACCATAATAAAACTGAAGTTGTCTTGATCGTCTCTTCTTAACTATTGTGATGTATAAGCGAGTGAAACATGAGCTTATACATAAGCTTCTCgaacatgaaaaaaaattagggtgggactttatttttttttctttgggaaTGGATTGGATCATTGGATGGATGTGGTTTGGTATTGCTGTGATCTTATGTGAGTGACAGATTTTCATGCCCTAATGCCGAAAAATACATCATCATAGAAAAGAAGAGATGTCGCGGAATTCactttgattaaagattacgaggccaattataaaaataatgatctccaaggataaatcatttatgattaatatataataaaaactgcaatattccataaaaaaatacaagtgattgtcaattttaatttcataatgACTTTGAGAAGCTTCTCTCAAAAGCaaaaaactgttattttcaattattttcaatTATGTTAATACTTTTTCTATTAAAACACCAAAAAAAGACTGTAGCAAAGAGGTTGCATAAGTAGATTTATTCAGCAACCACAAACGCGAACAATATAGTCGAAATTCATGTTTggatttattacagttcatcacaGAGGTTTTCTCACAGATTTAGTCACAGCATATAGCACCAGCTGTGTTGTGAACACAGACTGGCATTACTGTGGAGTTCGgagaacatttttaaagaaaaaaaaaaacagtggatCACTATCGCAGATGTTTATTTGAGAGAAGCAGAAATCGCaattaaaatatgattaatcTTCCAGCCCTAACCAGAGACTGCTAAGGCATTACTGATGTTCATAGATCTAAGCGTGTGCATGTATACGCGTGCGTACCGTAGATGAGGGAATCGTGAAGCCCACTCTTGACACTCTTCCTGCAGGCCTTTGAGCTGAGTTTCACATTTCCTCTCATACAACAGTTCTTCAATCTCTTCAAACATCTGCTGGACCTGCCTGGAAGCGGCTTTATCAAATTCCTACCagagaagagaaaaagaaatgGGGAGAAGGAAAAAAGACATGAACTTGAACCTGTCAGCACCCCATTTTAAAGCTGCGGTGTAAAGCTAAAAACAAGAATGCATATGAAATAATCAAGAATAATCAATTCAAGAATAATCACACTAATCACAGTCATCATTCTACGACTCACATCGTAGCCCCACGAAAAGACAGAGCTGCGTTCTGTAGAGATGCCAGTTCCTGTGTAACTATGGATACCAGACCAAGACTGAGCTGTGTCATCTGTGGTGAGTGTCTGACATCCTGATCTGATGGATGATGCAGAGGACTCCTCAGAcctaaaaagagagaaagacagtcATTATTTCATAAATTCAAATGTCAGATTGGAAAGAGTGAATATTACAGAATAAAGATTATCTGACAATTCACACgatataaacattgatgaaaGCCTATGCTTTTAATATATACCTGTACAGACACATTCAACCTGCCTCTCACCTGCTGTATGAGGACATGTCCTCCCGTAGATCATGCAGGAGTCTGGGAGGATGCACAGTATCATCATCTGCCTCCTCTGGAAGAGGATGCTGGTCCAGACCACTGCGGGACAAACCACGACTACCAAAACcagcaaagagagagagagagagaaaaaaagacaatGACAGGCCAGCTTGATTATCAATCAATgaatcaaatcaatcaatctGTCTATTGATCTTTCTATCTAGCTATCATctagtctgtctgtctatatatgtTAATATATCTGTCGATCAgattatctatctgtctgtccatccaagGATCAATCCaaagatctatctatctatctaaacgtCTTTCTATACATAAATctagggggaaaaaatgaatgatttttaaagtattccctGAGTGTTTACACACTGTACTTAGCAACAATTAAACCAGATGTATTTAAACAAAACTGGCTATCAATGCGACTAAACCAAACCATGTCTAAGCAGGCAGCTGAGATCGTCTTTGTGTGATTTATACGCACATCTCTAGGTTGTGAGATACAGGCCGACGGCTGTATCGTGAAATCATCCTCCTGATGCTGTTACAGGCGCATCTCCTCCATCAAGCCTGTGATCCGACTCCGAGCCTCCTGTGTCCGGACCCGACCGCTGCACCGCCGCTCCTCTCTCATTCTTCACAAATAAACAGGAACCACACGGACTGGATCACAACTGAGCTGTGAGAATATGTGCCGTTTCCAGCACTGAGCTGGGCCGAACCTGATCTATCAAACCTTGTGTGAATGAGAGAAAAGAGTCCGAGAACATGAAAATTTGGATTATTCCACCATATCGTCGACTTATATATTAGGAAGGGTTTATTGGAGAGAAAAGCAGTTGTATTCTTCATCCATCCATGATTATATACTAAACAACAATAACAAGACTGTCATGGAGACCGAGGTGCTCGAGCTCACCGTTTTATGGGAAGTGTAGTTTTCAACGTGGTTTGCGTGTCACGACGTGTACACTGCTCTCTACTGCATGggagtattatattatattatattatattatattatattattttataaaatccattatattatagattttaagcgatatatatatatatatatatatatatatatatatatatatatatatatatatatatatagagcaTGTATAATTGTCTGTATTTTCTAccatgtatataatataatcactatcgcttttataaaatgttacTATGTATGCCTGGCAAGTAGAAAAAAATTAACACACAGcaacaataaataacaaataataatatttatattcattctTCCACCAAGTTCTTCAGAAATATTtagtaaataatattttacattggCTTCCAATGCAGCTCAGccaatcataatcaaggaccagAACTATCCATTTCATAGTCATTTTAAGATATTACTCAGTTACAGTATCTCGACACCTGCCCAAGCTCTCTGTGGCATGTTCATGAGCCAGGCAGCATGTCtgatttgtgaatgaatcatttaagATCTGATTCAAAAGAATAATCTAATTTCTTGATGGAGAAAGAGTGACTACTTTTTTCACCATTTTTTCTTTGCTGCTGTTACCTTTGACAAAACAAATTTGTTTGGAAGTCGCTTAGATTGAATTTACCATGTAAACTATAATTTAATCACATTACAGTTAAGCTACACCAAGACTACTTATTGAATCAGAAAAAGGAAAGGGGACAGATGTGATGATTAGAAATCATTTATAGACATAACACATACAGATGTACAATGCAGAATGTATCAAATCAAACACagtgagtttttatcatttCATTTACATATTTCTCTCCAAACTCTGAGATCCACCAGTCTTTGACGTCCCGGTTAGCTGGGCCAGGTCTTGGTGATTTTCAGGTGGTTGAGATGGTCTGCAATGTATTTGTGTTCAGGAAACTTGGCTTGTCGTGCAGCTTTGATTTGCTGCCACATCCACTCCCGCCTCTGCGCTGCGTGGCCTCGCTCCTGTTCCAGCGTCATGAACGGCCGGCTGATCCAGTATTCGTTCTCTGCTTCCTGTTCTAGACGTTTAATCATATTCCGCTTCATCTGCCAGGTGACTGCTCGTGGTCGACGGTACTTCCCGATCCACTGCTTTCCTGGGATCCCCTTTCGCAAAAGTGCCAGAGTCAAGAACATCCTGCAGCCAGTGACGGGTTACGAGTGTGAATCTGTGGAAAAATATCACCAAGCAGTTCAGATCCGATGTCAGATCAGAAAATTATaaatttacatgtaaatgtgctgatgagtgaaaataattattaattataacagATCaagcaaaaacagtttttaaactgtattaaaaTGACATACATGTAAACAATACAAGACAGTTCTCTGGGAATATTCAGACTTGAATCTTGAAttgataaaatttaaaattaatcacTTTAAACTCCTAAACTGTTTTAATAAACTATAAAGTGCTGAAATTATCTGATGTAAATGTACGTTACTCCTGAACTTTTAAGTCTAAACAGACCAATTTGACCTTGACTTAAAATGCCattgaaatgaaataaacagcattttaaatggaaaaaaagagaaacgtCAAATAATTATATGTTATTAGTCCATCTAAGATATGTAAACACTCgcaataacatattttaatgtttcttgCATCACATCATAGACTAGCATGCAGGTTGTAAGCGATTAAAAATCACTACTATGTTCGTAAAACAACGACGAAAACGAAATGTGCTTATAAATCTAAATACTTAAGGATTACAACCAGTCCACTCcttacaacaataataattaagacatttattTACTTACACGATTTTCTCTCCAAATCCGAGGTCAGCATGCCGCAGACACACAACTGATGCAGAATATGAGTGGTGCGTTTGTGGCACCGCCACCTACAGCACTGGAGGCTGCAGTGCAACGCGCTCTGTTGGC is part of the Chanodichthys erythropterus isolate Z2021 chromosome 18, ASM2448905v1, whole genome shotgun sequence genome and encodes:
- the fam149b1 gene encoding protein FAM149B1 isoform X1; translated protein: MISRYSRRPVSHNLEIRGLSRSGLDQHPLPEEADDDTVHPPRLLHDLREDMSSYSRSEESSASSIRSGCQTLTTDDTAQSWSGIHSYTGTGISTERSSVFSWGYDEFDKAASRQVQQMFEEIEELLYERKCETQLKGLQEECQEWASRFPHLRILGAQLVCPTDEGFQWYATPALTPVPSSGSQSKEITGNELCVQGRRAVLCRPSVEVTHPSVTPSCNHGDELPRVIEAEGLIEEYLAFDCRDLDEEWEREYVSRRRRRCLPPVSPYRCRREAVLDLLFDDVWRELIGWMEELVRRHWEGSVSDDEKNAVALSPACPDTQNPFLLLSNVSPVLPPLSQSRTQQLTASLQAQSSKSWGSKHKSRRKSKKQRKSSTTSRVPVGAAVAHHNLNDLIMIHGIPLQQRNLGTLDRITQESEEKVSHRPGSSVIPTSKPRPRRALEQSTSSLTRPAQSARRRNPPPRTLMPLTSSVTQPITTGSMEEVVRGTRLTTASDRLASPPMPLSRNTLLPPIGTGDTDHTYPGQHSRLMQKQRGSSSRAHSAVTDEGVSLQPRDKMHLLDVFSRPNTTHTFRSDTPYRRSFTGIDNAVGQGRPGRASVGVDSLGIGVTGISLGISSSSFIDSFSHHPLGHFPIEHEEESDAKAQPPARSHNKGGTTARSSRPGL
- the fam149b1 gene encoding protein FAM149B1 isoform X2, with product MISRYSRRPVSHNLEIRGLSRSGLDQHPLPEEADDDTVHPPRLLHDLREDMSSYSRSEESSASSIRSGCQTLTTDDTAQSWSGIHSYTGTGISTERSSVFSWGYDEFDKAASRQVQQMFEEIEELLYERKCETQLKGLQEECQEWASRFPHLRILGAQLVCPTDEGFQWYATPALTPVPSSGSQSKEITGNELCVQGRRAVLCRPSVEVTHPSVTPSCNHGDELPRVIEAEGLIEEYLAFDCRDLDEEWEREYVSRRRRRCLPPVSPYRCRREAVLDLLFDDVWRELIGWMEELVRRHWEGSVSDDEKNAVALSPACPDTQNPFLLLSNVSPVLPPLSQSRTQQLTASLQAQTSRVPVGAAVAHHNLNDLIMIHGIPLQQRNLGTLDRITQESEEKVSHRPGSSVIPTSKPRPRRALEQSTSSLTRPAQSARRRNPPPRTLMPLTSSVTQPITTGSMEEVVRGTRLTTASDRLASPPMPLSRNTLLPPIGTGDTDHTYPGQHSRLMQKQRGSSSRAHSAVTDEGVSLQPRDKMHLLDVFSRPNTTHTFRSDTPYRRSFTGIDNAVGQGRPGRASVGVDSLGIGVTGISLGISSSSFIDSFSHHPLGHFPIEHEEESDAKAQPPARSHNKGGTTARSSRPGL
- the mrpl57 gene encoding large ribosomal subunit protein mL63, whose protein sequence is MFLTLALLRKGIPGKQWIGKYRRPRAVTWQMKRNMIKRLEQEAENEYWISRPFMTLEQERGHAAQRREWMWQQIKAARQAKFPEHKYIADHLNHLKITKTWPS